The Synchiropus splendidus isolate RoL2022-P1 chromosome 1, RoL_Sspl_1.0, whole genome shotgun sequence genome includes a window with the following:
- the LOC128752405 gene encoding zinc transporter ZIP3-like, with protein sequence MQILIAKVLGLLGVFGLMLAGIMIPVRLLQVDFNKAHRYRKALSLCNSFGGGVFLATCFNALLPAVRDKADDVFRQLNITNDYPVAETMMMLGFFLTVFVEQTILTFRKEKPAFIDLETFNAGGSEAGSDSEYDTPFISSARAAGSGRHNHGHQHGHFNPAELAGAGPLRLAGLVLALSAHSVFEGLALGLQEDAAKLGGLFLGVAVHETLAAVALGVSVAKAALGMKDAAKLAVTVSGMIPLGAMVGMLIQSAQTLAGSIVSVVLQGLAAGTFLFITFFEILSQELEDKRDRLLKVLFLILGYAALAVLVFIKW encoded by the exons ATGCAGATCCTGATCGCGAAGGTGCTCGGCCTGCTGGGGGTGTTCGGTCTGATGTTGGCCGGCATCATGATCCCGGTGCGGCTCCTGCAGGTGGACTTCAACAAGGCACACAGATATCGGAAAGCACTGTCTTTGTGCAACTCGTTCGGGGGTGGTGTGTTTCTGGCGACATGTTTCAACGCTTTGTTGCCGGCTGTCAGGGACAAG GCGGACGATGTGTTCCGGCAGCTGAACATCACCAATGACTACCCGGTAGCTGAGACAATGATGATGCTGGGCTTCTTCCTCACTGTCTTCGTGGAGCAAACCATCCTCACCTTCAGGAAAGAGAAGCCGGCCTTCATCGACCTGGAGACCTTCAACGCTGGAGGTTCCGAGGCTGGTAGTGACTCAGAGTACGACACTCCCTTTATCTCCTCAGCGAGGGCTGCAGGCAGTGGTCGCCACAACCACGGGCACCAGCACGGACACTTCAACCCAGCTGAGTTGGCGGGTGCAGGTCCGCTGCGACTGGCAGGTCTGGTGTTGGCTCTGTCGGCTCACTCAGTGTTTGAAGGTCTGGCGCTGGGCCTGCAGGAGGACGCGGCCAAGCTGGGCGGGCTCTTCCTGGGTGTTGCGGTGCACGAGACCCTGGCTGCCGTCGCTCTAGGGGTGAGTGTGGCCAAAGCAGCACTTGGCATGAAGGACGCTGCCAAGCTGGCTGTCACTGTCAGCGGGATGATCCCTCTGGGGGCAATGGTGGGAATGCTCATCCAGTCAGCACAGACATTGGCAGGCAGCATTGTGTCCGTCGTCCTGCAGGGGCTCGCTGCCGGAACCTTCTTGTTTATAACATTCTTTGAGATCCTGTCGCAAGAGCTGGAGGACAAGCGAGACCGGCTGCTCAAagtcctcttcctcatcctggGCTACGCGGCCCTGGCTGTCCTGGTCTTCATTAAGTGGTGA